One Acidimicrobiia bacterium DNA window includes the following coding sequences:
- a CDS encoding DUF488 domain-containing protein produces MLDTIFTIGHSTRTIEEFISLLNTYDISLVVDVRTIPKSRHNPQFGEDEISKSLKAAKIKYKQLPLLGGLRPTTKDSINMAWRNTSFRGFADYMQTKDFEKGIGQLLKLAKKDITTIMCAEAVPWRCHRSLIGDALLVRDIKVCDIMTEKSLKPHKLTGWAQVQGTTVTYPGEQIQLF; encoded by the coding sequence ATGCTAGATACAATTTTTACTATAGGACATTCCACACGTACTATAGAAGAATTCATTTCTCTATTAAATACTTACGATATTTCTCTTGTAGTTGATGTGAGAACCATCCCTAAATCACGTCACAATCCTCAATTTGGTGAGGATGAAATATCAAAAAGTCTCAAGGCTGCAAAAATTAAATATAAACAACTTCCACTATTGGGTGGATTGAGACCTACGACTAAAGATTCTATAAATATGGCATGGCGGAACACCTCATTTCGTGGCTTTGCTGATTATATGCAAACGAAAGATTTCGAGAAAGGTATCGGACAGCTTTTAAAACTGGCTAAAAAAGATATAACTACAATTATGTGTGCAGAAGCAGTACCTTGGCGTTGTCATCGTTCATTAATCGGAGATGCACTATTAGTTCGCGATATAAAAGTATGCGATATTATGACAGAGAAATCTTTAAAACCTCATAAGCTCACTGGATGGGCGCAAGTACAAGGAACAACTGTCACTTATCCCGGTGAGCAGATTCAACTATTTTAA
- a CDS encoding DsbA family oxidoreductase gives MNVDIWSDIACPFCYVGKKQFDLALHQFEHRDQVNVRYHSFQLDPDAQIDNEISAYEMLSEKFGKTQEEMRESNSRTFSDVKQYDIELNFDDMKLTNTFDAHRLLQYAVTKNKQSEVKEQLLKAYFTDGLNIGHQDVLIKLAHEIGLDKTEVSEMLDSSDFANDVEADKYHAAELGISGVPMFVFNMEYGISGAQGTNVILEGLNQAWENTKATSC, from the coding sequence ATGAATGTAGATATTTGGTCCGATATTGCCTGTCCTTTTTGTTATGTTGGCAAAAAACAATTTGATTTAGCTCTCCATCAATTCGAACATAGAGATCAAGTAAATGTTAGGTATCATTCGTTTCAACTAGACCCAGATGCACAAATCGATAATGAAATAAGTGCCTACGAGATGCTCTCAGAAAAATTTGGCAAGACACAAGAGGAAATGCGTGAATCTAATAGCCGAACTTTTAGTGATGTAAAACAATATGATATTGAACTAAATTTTGACGATATGAAACTTACAAATACTTTTGATGCACACAGGCTTTTACAATATGCTGTTACAAAAAATAAACAATCCGAAGTTAAAGAGCAGTTACTAAAAGCATATTTTACTGATGGGTTAAATATTGGTCATCAAGACGTTCTTATAAAACTTGCACATGAAATTGGACTTGACAAAACTGAGGTTTCAGAAATGTTAGATAGCTCTGATTTTGCAAATGATGTAGAAGCCGATAAGTATCATGCAGCTGAACTCGGAATTAGCGGCGTTCCTATGTTTGTGTTCAATATGGAATATGGAATTTCAGGAGCGCAAGGTACCAATGTAATACTTGAAGGTCTAAATCAAGCTTGGGAAAATACCAAAGCTACTAGTTGTTAA